In one window of Gudongella oleilytica DNA:
- a CDS encoding DUF4391 domain-containing protein yields MFGLPKSTEMSKSIPKSAIFKKFKPCSIDHNLFDDQIHRITIVAEVSPKTVSIAASDELTSFFIVLVQLKTVDCDKKNILLLSKLIDQKMIFALQYENTIKFAVYRANRVNISDSRSVDKWEFRLKGFDLVSTWDHLFSDIFGIELLEGKKLDEIIIQNELRDKVRKQLEILENKAMIEKQPRRKWELVEEINKLKEQLEGV; encoded by the coding sequence ATGTTTGGATTACCAAAATCAACTGAAATGAGTAAGTCAATACCCAAAAGTGCAATATTCAAGAAGTTTAAACCATGCTCAATAGATCATAATCTATTTGATGATCAGATCCATCGAATAACAATTGTTGCTGAGGTTTCTCCTAAGACTGTTAGTATAGCAGCAAGTGATGAACTTACAAGTTTTTTTATTGTTTTGGTTCAATTAAAGACTGTTGATTGCGATAAAAAGAATATATTGCTTTTATCAAAGCTTATTGATCAGAAAATGATATTTGCTTTGCAATATGAAAATACGATTAAGTTCGCTGTTTACAGAGCAAATAGAGTCAATATATCCGATAGTAGATCAGTTGATAAATGGGAGTTCAGACTTAAAGGATTTGATTTAGTATCAACTTGGGATCACCTATTCTCTGATATTTTTGGGATTGAACTTTTAGAAGGTAAGAAATTGGACGAAATAATTATCCAGAATGAGCTTAGAGATAAAGTTAGAAAGCAATTGGAAATTCTTGAAAACAAAGCAATGATTGAAAAACAACCAAGACGAAAATGGGAACTAGTAGAAGAGATCAATAAATTAAAAGAACAATTAGAGGGAGTGTAA
- a CDS encoding site-specific DNA-methyltransferase yields MNKHERLNMHTQNLANEKFSTLVKMFPNAVTEAIRGYDENGEAIIERSIDADVLSQEINTHVVAGKEERYQFTWPDKKKSVLLANSPLAATLRPCREESVDFDTTENLYIEGDNLDVLKLLRETYLNRVKMIYIDPPYNTGNDFIYEDDFAEETGEFLRRDGQFDQQGNRLISNFDSNGRFHTDWLNMIYPRLRMARDLLMDDGVMLISIDDNEVENLKKICNEVFGSSNFVDCITWNTRVPKNDNKGLGNIHQYILVYVKQSQRNRQFMMPKDGLDEISELLEKMKKQSIPIPEAEEELKKLYNKKGYDRGITLYNSLDESYQPWGKINMSWPNSNTFGPNYDVLHPVTKKPTKKPDRGWRWNQQTFSNNLDYENVIERHDGSFICGNIWFAKDENTQPSSIKYLRDVGKMLLRTIVSLKSDGGVELENIFEGKSFFSNPKPTSLIKLLIESIEEKEGIFLDFFSGSATTAHAIMRLNSEDGGNRKFIMVQIPELCDEKSEAFKAGYSNICEIGKERIRRVGIKIKEEAGLIAQNLDIGFRVLKLDSSNMKDVYYTPEEYGKQGFNLEGFMDNIKPDRTDEDLLFQVMLELGIPLSAKIKQENKEFSVNDNYLIACFERVDTTMITDIAKKQPYYAVFRDSSFINDSSLINVEQIFNTYSPHTIRRVL; encoded by the coding sequence ATGAATAAACATGAGAGACTAAATATGCATACTCAAAATTTAGCAAATGAGAAATTCTCTACTCTTGTAAAAATGTTCCCAAACGCAGTGACTGAGGCAATAAGAGGTTATGATGAAAATGGGGAAGCAATAATTGAAAGATCAATAGATGCAGATGTACTTTCACAGGAAATTAATACCCATGTTGTTGCTGGAAAAGAAGAGAGATATCAATTTACTTGGCCAGATAAGAAGAAATCAGTGCTACTGGCAAATTCACCATTAGCAGCAACTTTACGACCATGTCGTGAAGAAAGTGTTGATTTTGATACTACTGAAAATCTTTATATTGAAGGGGATAATCTTGATGTACTTAAGTTGCTCCGTGAGACATATTTGAATAGAGTAAAGATGATATATATTGATCCACCTTATAACACTGGGAATGATTTCATATATGAAGATGATTTTGCAGAAGAAACAGGTGAATTTCTTCGCCGAGATGGTCAATTTGATCAGCAAGGCAATCGTTTAATTTCAAATTTCGATAGTAATGGACGATTTCATACAGATTGGTTAAATATGATTTATCCCAGACTTCGCATGGCAAGGGACTTGTTGATGGATGATGGTGTGATGCTTATTAGTATTGATGATAATGAAGTCGAAAATCTAAAAAAGATTTGTAATGAAGTATTTGGTTCTTCAAATTTTGTAGACTGTATAACTTGGAATACTCGTGTACCCAAAAATGATAATAAGGGACTTGGAAACATACACCAATACATATTGGTGTATGTAAAACAATCACAAAGAAATAGGCAATTTATGATGCCTAAAGATGGTTTAGATGAAATTTCCGAGCTCCTTGAAAAAATGAAGAAACAAAGCATACCAATACCTGAAGCAGAAGAAGAATTAAAGAAACTATACAATAAAAAAGGATATGATAGAGGTATCACTCTATATAACTCATTAGATGAAAGTTACCAACCTTGGGGAAAAATCAACATGAGTTGGCCCAACAGCAATACATTTGGACCAAATTATGATGTATTACATCCCGTAACTAAAAAACCGACCAAGAAGCCTGATCGTGGATGGAGATGGAATCAGCAAACATTTAGTAACAATTTAGACTACGAAAATGTTATTGAAAGACATGACGGAAGTTTTATCTGTGGTAATATTTGGTTTGCAAAAGATGAAAATACTCAACCAAGTTCAATTAAATATTTACGCGATGTTGGCAAAATGCTACTAAGAACTATTGTTAGTTTAAAAAGTGACGGTGGAGTGGAACTTGAAAACATCTTTGAAGGGAAAAGCTTTTTTTCAAATCCAAAACCAACTTCATTGATAAAATTGCTCATAGAATCTATCGAAGAAAAAGAAGGAATTTTCCTTGATTTCTTCTCAGGTTCAGCAACGACAGCCCATGCGATAATGAGATTAAATTCAGAAGATGGGGGTAATCGCAAATTCATTATGGTTCAAATACCTGAACTCTGTGATGAAAAAAGTGAAGCGTTTAAAGCTGGATACAGCAACATTTGCGAAATAGGGAAAGAACGTATTCGTCGAGTGGGGATAAAGATTAAGGAAGAAGCTGGTTTAATAGCCCAAAACTTAGACATAGGTTTTCGAGTTCTTAAGCTAGATAGTAGCAATATGAAAGATGTATATTATACACCAGAAGAGTATGGAAAACAGGGCTTTAACTTGGAAGGTTTTATGGACAATATAAAACCGGATCGTACAGATGAAGACTTGCTATTTCAAGTTATGCTAGAACTCGGCATTCCACTTTCAGCTAAAATCAAACAAGAGAACAAAGAGTTTTCTGTTAACGATAATTACTTAATTGCTTGTTTTGAGAGAGTTGATACTACTATGATTACTGATATTGCAAAGAAACAACCATATTATGCCGTATTTAGAGATAGTAGTTTTATAAATGATAGTTCACTAATCAATGTTGAACAAATTTTCAACACGTATAGTCCTCACACTATAAGGAGGGTATTGTAG